The genomic DNA TATCCCGACCTCATTCCAGCGTTGTGCATCGTTTATGACGTCAAAATCCCAGATGACATCATTGGTTGCCTGTAATGCCAGACGATATCGTTCTTCCTGCTGGTACAGTTTCTTCTCTACCTTCTTTCGCTCAGTGATATCCCGTGCTGTAGTAAATACTCCGGCAATCTCACCCATTTCATTCAGGTAGACAGAGGCATTGTAGAGCACATCAATAATTGCCCCATCTTTTTTCCGGATTGCAAGAGGATAATCACGGACCTCACCTTTTTCAAACACCATCAGATACCCGGCCCTGGCTTCTTCAGGTTCGGTAAAGTATTCTGAAAAATCAGTACCCACGAGTTCACTTCTGGTATATCCGGATACCGTTTCGGTTGCCGTGTTGACATCCGTGATCTTCCCGTCCCTTCCGATCGTTATCAGAGGGTCAGGACTGGTTTCAATCAAAGTCCGGTGGTATCTGCTTGCCTGTATCAGTTCATCTCTTGCCCGGCCACGACAATCGTACCATCTGCCGGTTTTTGGATGGATAAATTCCCCTTTCATGAGCCCAGTTGGATCCGTCTTCTCCAGTATGAACTTATTTGTGCAAAAGGAACAGGGGCTATCAGCATTATCATACATACAGGTGTGACATTTCTGGCCAATGACATTCCCAAAGATATTTCTCCCTTCTTCATTGATGTACAAAATATCATAGGAGTCTAAATCTGAAACAAAGATATACGCATCAACACTATCGAGGATAGAGTAGAGTCTGGCCTGAATCTCCTCAATATAGCGTTCATACCCGCTGACCTGGGGGGATGAAATAACCTGCTCCGGTCGGTCAGGGGGTGGTGCTTCCGATGGGACTGGTGAACCGGGAGAATAACTGGGAACAAAATCAAAGGCCACCATATCATGGTTTCTCAGATAATCCAGAATCTTCCCTGAATGAACCCACTCACGGTCAAGATTTGTGACCATCTCATCGATTCTTTTTACTTCGTTCTGGATTTGAGCAGTTATCCGAACATCTTCGCTCATATCCGCATAGATGGAGATGAGGGTAAGAGGGTTTCTGATACCGTCATTCAGGATGGCAAGCTGGGCAATGTTTTCCTGGATCTGTACTGCTGCACGCTCTTTTTCCCGCTCAAGGAATCGTTCGGCAGTTACATCACGTCCCTGGGCAATCGTCGCAACCGGGTTTTTCCCGTCAGAATCATAGATAGTAGCAGAATTCCAGAGTACCGTGCGAAGCGTACCATCCTGGTGGATAATTGGTATCTCAACCGTCTCCCACCGAACCCCCTCACCAGTCTTCTGGATAAACTGCATTGACCTTTCTGCCTCATCTTGGGGAAAAAGAGAGGATAGGTGCCTCCCTACCAGATGTCCGGCGGGTATTCCGGTGAGGATCTCAAAGGCATGATTAACCCTGGTGATGGAAAACCCGGTATCCCAGATGATGATCGGGACATTTGCATGGGTGATGAGGTTTTCCAGATAGGCGTTTGTCTCTAAAAGCTGGTACTCCTGCTGTTTTCTTTCAGTGACATCCCGTATAATGCGGACAAGACGTTCAGGTTCTGGCGAATATGCAGTCCCTTCATAGTATCTGCCAAGCTTACGGTTGAAATATTCAAAATGGATCTTCTTTTCCATTGCTGTTACATCACTACAGGTCTCAATCCAGTCATCTTCATTACCGGGAAATACCTCACGGACCGTTTTTCCGATAATATCAGATGCCTTCAGACCGGTCATCTGTTCATATGCAGGATTTACATTAATGAACCGGTAATCAATCGCTTTTCCGGTACTGTCACAGATGACTTCATGAAGAGCAATCCCTGCATCATTGGCATCAAATAATCGTCTGAACTTTTTTTCACTCACCATGAGATCTGAAGTCTGTTCAGAATATCGGGATGAAAGCCAGGTCACCACTCCGGCGACTAGTATAAATATGGCAATACGGGCCAAAGCAGAATAGACCTCTGACTGGTGGGGCCCATATACGGCGATGAGAAGGCCGTATACCCCGATGAGAACCAGTGAGAAGATGAACCCTCGCCGGAGGTAAAATGCACAGGCGATAATTATCGGGAAGTAATAGAGGTTTTGAAAGACGATGGTTATCCCATAGGTAAGCGACACAATGCTCAGCATGATCACAAAAAGAGACGTGAAAAAAAGTGAATAGAGAGGTATTTTGGGGTGAAGATTAAGTGATTCATGAAGAAGCATTCTATCGGGCCCTATGTATCAGATAGTACTGATATAGAATCCTTATATAGCCCGTGTGGGATAACTATTTCGGATTGTGCCCCTGCTCTATCATCCCAATATCAAAGAACCAGATCGCCCTTCACTTCTCCAAAGAAGAACATGACAGTGGTTGCCGTCTTTTGACTCTTCCTGTCTGCGAGGTTCCCGCTTTCATCAGGATGGATATTCCGGAGAATGGAGGAGTGTATGGGGGAGGCAAGGTTAAAGATGTGGGCGCTGTAAGTCCATTGATGGGGGGGGAAAATTAGTATCCTCTCCAAACCTACTATTACATGGGAGGGACATATGACAGCCACAATAACCGGAAGATTGACAAGTTCAAAAACAATCCAATTAGATTCTCCTCTGATTACTGATGAGACAGAAATTTTGATAAAATTAAAAAAGACATATCCCAGAAAAAAAATCATTGTTCCCGAATCTTATGTCCTGGAAATAGCAGATACTGATATCGAAGAGTTATATTGATGCTTTTCTCCGATATTGTGGATTGTTCCGTATTTATTGATACAAATATCCTGATTTATGCACATACGAATACCCGGTTTACACCTGCTTGTGAATATATAAATGACAAAAACTGATGTGAATATAAGAGAATAGAGGAGTATTTTGAGAGGATATTGAATGATTTATGAAGGAGCATGGTATCGGCTCTAGGTATCGGGAAGTACGGATATTGAATCCTTATATAACCCGTGTGGGATAACTATTTCGAATTGTACCCCGGCCCCGGGAGTGCCGGTTTCCCGAATGGTAAAGCCGCCTGCAGATACGATCTCCCGTGCCAGGTACAGGCCAAGACCGGTATGCTCCCCGTACCCGTGATCAAAAATCATTTCTTTTTTTGCAGGATCTATTCCGATCCCATCATCCCTATAGAAAAGAACCAGATCACCGTTTACTTCTCGGGAGTGGAACGTCCCCTTTGTTACCGTCTTTCCATGTCTGATAGAATTATCAATAAACGTTGAAAAGACCTTTTGCAGGATAGGATCTGCAAATACTTTCAGAGATGGAAGAATGGTATTTTCAATTTTAATAATATCTGTGGGTACCTCTGCCTGAGCAGATTCAATAAGCGAATACACAGATATCCATGCAGAATTGGCCATCCCAAGCCCTTCATACTCACGGGTAAATCCGATGATCGATTCTATCCGATTTGAAATTTCATGGGCCTTTGAAATATAATCGTACACGGCAGACAGCTCCTGTGTTTCAAGGGCTATCTCCTGGTATCCTTTCAGCATCAGCAGGTTATTGACGATATCATGCCGGGTCAAGCTGGTCAGGAGACGGATTTTATTATTTGACTGACGTAAGGCATCTTTGACCCGTCTCCGGTCGGTCACGTCGGTAATGAATCCCTCGAGGAATAAAAGCCGGTCATCTTCGGAAAATATACCCCGTCCCCGCTCCCAGACCCATCGGATTTCACCGGACTTTGTAATGATAGGGTATTCAACCTCGAACATCCCCCCGTTATACAGAAATTTCTGGACAGTCTCCCACAACGTCTGCTGGTAATCAGGGTGGACCAGGTCATTATATGAGATAAGGTTGTTGTGAATCAGGTCAGCAGGAGCATACCCGGTAACGGCAATACATCCGTCACTGATAAATTCCATAGTATAGTCAGCATCATTGGCACACCTATATACAAATCCCGGTAGATTGCTTATCATCGTGGCATGGGCACGTTCACTCTCCACAAGAGCTTGCTCAACGACCTTTTTATCGGTGATATCACGGATTATACCTTCTACACCAGCAATCGCTCCTGACTCATCATGATAATAATGACTGGAGGTTGACACATAAACAGGAGATCCGTCCTTTTTCCGAAGACGGGTTTCATAATTCCGGACAAACCCATTCGTGCATAATGAATGAAGAAATTCATCTCTATCATCCGGGTTGAAATAGAGGGTTTCAGCGATGGGTTTTCCAAGGATCTCATCTATGGAATCATATCCAAGTAGGGTCGCACCACTCGGACTTACCATAATGAGCGCTCCTTCAGGGTTTGACCGGTAATAGACATCCTGGATATTCTCTATCACACTCCGGTAGAGTGCCTCACTCTTTTCTAGTGACCGGATAGCACACTTCTTCTGGGTGATGTCAAGCAGAGAGGCGATGCTTCTTTTTTTGTTTGGAATTACCCCGATAGTAAGGTATATTTCTCGGATTTCTCCGGAACGGGTGATAAATCTGAACTCATAATGGGGAAGGGCACGTGATTCATCTTCCATCCTTTTTCGGTTTTCAATCCTCATCCAGGAGAGATCATCTGGATGGACAAAATCAACCCATCTCATCTTCCCTTCGATCTCCTCCCTGGTATACCCGCTCATGGAGGCAAAAGTATTATTAGCAAGGCTGATGATCCCGTCCTCTTCAAGAACTACAGTCGCTGTGCCAGTATTTTGAAAAACCGTCCGATATGATTCCTCACTTTCATGAAGGGCCTCTTCACTTCTCCGGAGGTCATCAAGATTCTGCCGGAGTTCTTCTTCGGTCGCAACGATCTCTTCATACGCAGCATGGAGTTCTTCAGCTTTAGTTCGGAGTTCCTCCTCTACCTGCCTCTGCTGAACCGCCTGACGGATTTTATGATAAAGCTCAGTAAACTGTGGTTTTGGATCCCCGCCTTTCTGCAGGTAAAAATCTGCCCCTTCATTTAAGGCCTGGATAACCACTTCTTCACGACCCCTGCCGGTAAAGAGGATAAAAGGGAGCTGGTTTCCAGATGTCCGGACAGTTTTTAAAAACTCAATCCCGTTCATCTCCGGCATTTCGTAGTCTGATATGATCGCATCATAGGGGTTGGAATTCAATTTTTTCAGGGCCTGCGGGGCTGAGCTTACGGTGTCAACAGAACACTGACCTGTGCGTTCAAGAAACATTTTTCCTAACTCAAGGAGTGTTGGCTCATCATCCACATAGAGTATCTTTGTCACTGCTTTCCCCCTTCCTTATAATGCATCCTCCATATTCCAAACGGAATGGTAATTTCAAACCTGGCACCAGTCCCCGGCTGGCCGGTCTCCCGGATGGAGATACCGGTAACAGAAAGGATCTCACGAATGAAAAACAACCCAAGACCGGTATTTTTCCCATACCCTCTCTCAAAGATCTGTTCTTTCTCCTCATATGAAATACCGGCCCCGTCATCTTCAAACAGGATCACAGCTTCATCTTCATGTATCTGGCTTGAAATCTGAATCCGGGTGACGCCTTGGCCATGCCGTATTGAATTATCAACCAGATTTTCAAAGACCTTGACAACCAGGGGATCTGCGTAAAGCTCAATATCATCAGCAGTATTGACGATATGAACAGAGAACCTCGAGAAGACAGCCTGAATAAGAGATGAGAGACGATGCCAAACCGGTTCATGAGATCCCAGATCCTGATATACCCTTGTAAATTCTATGTGAGACTGAATAAGCGAGATCGCGTGGTCAATATGCTTGAAATCTTGATCTGCCGGAGTAGTATCCACCTTTGATTTTGCGATCTCCAAAAAGAGCTGCACCGCATTGACCGTATTGAGTATATCATGCCGGGTAATCCCAGAGAGCATGTTCAATTGACGGTTTGCCTGACGAAGAGCATATTCAACTGTTTTCTGTTCGGTGATATCCGTTGCTATCTCAAGACGGACAATTCTGCCATCTATCCACCTGATGGCACTATCCCGGCATTGATACCACCGTTTGGTGATCATATTTTTAAATTCCCACGTTATTGTCCTGGTGGGATTGCCCGCTTCATCCAGAAGCAGGTGATTTGTGCAGAAACTACATGGCTGGTCAAAACCTTTCTGAAGTGACTGATAACAGATCTTGCCAATCACATCTCCCCATATCCGCTTTCCGTACTGATTTATGAACAATATCTCATGGGTTTGCATATCAGCAACATACACCAGGGCATCAACACTGTCCATCACGGTTTTTAAGGTATCATGAGCCTTCCGGAGGGCATCTTCGGTTTGTTTTCGGTAGGTTATGTCACGGATGGACTCAATCGCCCCGGCTAACCAGCCTGATTTATCAAAGAGCGGGGATGCAATACTCCAGAGAATGACATCATTTCCTTGAAAATTAGTGATAATCGATTCTGATATGACCTTGCCTTCATCGTTTTTAAAATCTGCATATAATGGGGATATGGTATCATCATACCGCATCGCGAGGTCAATAAGGATGGGCCTTCGTTCCAGATAGAACGGGAGAGAGTATTCATAATTCCCCTTTCCGATAATATCAGATGCCTGAACGCCTGTCATCTTCTCAATTGCTTTATTCCATGCGATGACTGTTCCTTCCTTATCAATCACAAAGGTTGCATCGGGGAGAAATTCGATGATGTCATGGAGCCGTTGTTCTGACCGTGCAAGGGCATCTTCTGTACGTTTCCGCTCTGTGATATCTATCGCGATATGGATTGCCCCGGTTACTATTCCGTTTTCGATAACCGGATTGCTTCTGACCAGAAAATAGTGCCCGTCAGGAGTTGTCACTTCCCCTTCCTGAAATGTTCCGGTCTTTATTGCCTGCAATGCCGTACAGCCAGGACAGGGGCTGTCTCTTCCCTGAACAAACCGGTAACAGGCACCGGGAAAATTCTGGCCAGGTAACCCGTACCGGTCACATGTCGCCTGATTCACCCAAACGACATTTAAATCACGGTCAACATATTCAACTAATATATCCCTCAGCCCGGATAGTATTGCTTCCCTGATCTTCTCGTTATGTTTCCTCTCTGAAATATCACGGGAGATTGCCAGGGCAACTTCCTGGTTGTGTAATGTGAAAAGATGGACTGATACCTCAACCGGAAGTACTGAACCGTCTTTTCGTTGATGCGTACACTCAAAAGTAAGATGTCTCTTTGCAAACAGGGCAGGGGTGAGCCTTGGAATGAGTTCGTTACTCTCATTAGTATTGATATCGATAACCTGCAGAGAAAGAAATTCTTCCCGTGTATACCCGAGCGTGCTACAGGCGGCATCATTCACTTCAAGTATCTTCCCAGGTTTCCCGTTCGGACCTATTTCATGGAGAATTATCATATCTGATGCATTGTTGAAGAGCTGGCGAAACCGCTCCTCGCTCTCCATAAGTGCTTTCTCTGCTTTTTTTCTCTCGGTAATATCCTGCATTGTCCCATGCAGTCCGGTGAGCATTCCTGTTGCATCATAGACCGGCCCTCCGGTTGCCCGTACCCATACCCGGGTTTTATCAGGACGGATGAGTTCGAGTTCAAGGTCATATGGTTTCCCGGTCTCAATGGCAAAGGTCACAGCTGCCTGCAGTCTACCCCAGCTCTCCGGTACATACAAATCTGACAGACGGGAATAATCGGGGGGAGGGAGGTCAGGATTCCAGCCAATTATCTGACAGAGCTCATCTGACCAGAAGATCCGATCTTTATGCATATCCCAGTCCCAGATACCAATACATGCCTGTCGGTGAATCTCACGGAGTTGTTTCTGTGCCTTTTGCAGGTCATGTTCAGCCTGCTTCTTCTCAGTGATATCGTGTAAAATTGAGTTGCACAGGACAATTTGACCGGAATCATCCCGAATGGCATCCATAGTAAGATGTACCCACCGGTGCGTTTTATCAGCCCTGCAGATAATCAGTTCCCGCTCGGTATGCACCCCCTCTTTCAGAAATCTATCAAATATCTCAATAAACCGGCTTTTGCCTTCAGGAAGGTCGGCATAGATATCCAGAGAGGAAGTCCCGATGAGGGTATCAGGAGAGCATCCGAGAAGTTCTCCTGCCTTTGTATTACATCTGACAATAGTACTAGACCGGTCAATAGAAAGAAATGCCAAAGGAGATTCATTATATAACTGGCGGTACTCTGCTTCACTCTGAAGAAGTGCTTTTTCAGCTCGTTTTTTCTTCACGACGGTGGTAATCTTATGACTAAGTTCTGTAAACTGTGACCGAATCTCTCCCCCTTTCTGCACGTACCCGTCTGCTCCGTTATCTATGGACGCAATGACAACCTCTTCTCTCCCTTTTCCGGTAAACATGATGAATGGGATATCATTTCCGGAGGAACGTATTTCTTGTAACAGATCAAGACCACTCATCCCATCCATCTCATAATCGGCAATTATTGCATCATACTTGCGTTCTGCCATACACGCAAGGGCTTTTTGGCCGGAAAGGGCAGTATCGACATGAAACGAAAAGAAAGCAGACAGATACTGGCGGGTGGCCTGAAGGACCACCTCGTCATCGTCAATAATGAGGAGACGAAGAGGATCAGAAGAAAATTCAGAAGGATCATCGGTCATAGAGATACACAGTCAGGGTATTACAATATACGATCTGATAGGATATGAACCAGTCAATACGCCCGGCATAAGGTACCTGGAAAGGGACTCAAACATGCTCAAATACTCCGGTTTCAAGTGACAGAGAGAGAACTGCATCAATGTTATTCTCTCCGAATTGTATCGGTACAGAACGATTGAAAAAGCAATATTCCTGCCCCCGTAGAGTAACTTTCATCCGTTTCGAGTCAGGTTTTTTAGAATCAATAATTCTTTGATAGTATGAAAGGAGCGAAATAACCTCTTCTTCAGGGAAAAGATCAAACAACGTCATATTCTCCCTCTCCAGTGATTCTGAACCGGTCATATATGTACATGCACAGGAATTTGCATACAGAATGGTGCCATTCCGGTCAACTACGCAAACAGCATCGATAAGTCCGTCAAGTATTTTTTTCAACTGGTTTTCCTGAAGAATCACCTTCTTTTTCTCCCGCGAACTCTCAGTTACATCACGAAACAGCACAATAATTCCGGTGATGGTCCCATGCTCTTTCATATCACTGATGGAGACGTCTATGATTCGTTCCTCACCGTCACCCCTGATGATCGGAATTTCACCTCGATAATGTCCGGTCATAGTTATTTCTCGGTAAATTTTTTCCCCAATCTTTTCAAACTCTTCATCTGAACGGTAGATCATTCTGATACTCTGACCGGTGAGGATACTCTTTTCATACCCCAGAATCCTGCATCCTGCAGCATTACAACTTACAAACCGTCTGTCATTATCGAGGGTAAGAATTCCGTCGTTTGCATCTTCAAGGATTGTCGTAAGATATACATTTAAATCATGAATGATCTGCTCAGCAGTAACACGATCAGTAATATCGACAACAGTTCCCAGGTATCCGGTTACCTCACCATCATCATTCCTTAATGGAACTGCCATTCCCAGAACATGAACCTCTTCTCCACTCTTTTTCTGGTACCGGTATGCATGATTCCAGGGTATTCCCTCGGCGACATGTTCATACCAGAGTCCTTTGATCCAGTCCCGTTCAGTATGGTGAATCACTTTCACCCATTTCGATCCTTTTACTTCGTCTGGCTCATACCCGGTTATCTCACACCATTTTTGATTTACATAGATGACTTTGCCTTTTGCATCTGCCTCAAAAATTCCAACAGGAGCGACTTCTGCAAGAGTTTCATACCGGTGAAGACTTGAAGAAAGCTCACGGGTTTGTATATTCAGACGCTCTTCCAGCTCTTCCTCGTATTTTTTATGTAATGTCAGGTCATGCAGAACCAGGGCTACTTTTGTTGAGAAATCATTCTCCTGAATGGGGATACAGGAAACACGGAAGAAGCACTCTTTTCCTTCCATACCCACATAATCTTCAAAGATTCGTTTATTTCCCGCTACTGCATCTTCCAGTGCCCTGATTATATCATATGAAAACAATTCAGGGATCCCGGTATACCGGATATTCGACCCCCTCACCTCATCTGGCTGAACGTTGAAGAATGAAGCACATGGATCATTTACATCTTCAACAAATAGGTCTTCATCGACAATCAGAAACAGATCAGAGGACAGGCTTAAGAGTCGCGCAACAGGAATTCGCGAAGAAAGAGTGTACACTTTTGCCCTTCCAAAGGATCTCATGGAGATCTCTCCTCTGCCGGTCATGAGATTGAGGATATTCAGGATTAATGTCCGGTTAATCCCGAGAGATCTGGAAATATCAGATATTGTCATGCCCTGGCGATTTTTAGCCAGTATTTGCTGAATTTCACGTATGATCGCCTCCTCGGTTTTATTTTGATTATCATCGTGAGTTTTCATCAATGCAGCATTCATTGTTTTCATAGTATGAATAATTAATGCTTAGATATATTTTGATATTAATTATAGCAATACAGCATACCTATATATATAATAAGATCATTTTACCATTATCGAGGGTTTCATACACGTATGGGGAGACCTTCGTTATCGGTGATACAATCCATTTCAACTGTTCCATATGGGGTGAATCATGGAATTTTTGGATAATTTAAAAATGAGCAGGAAACTGATGGGCAGTTTTCTTGTCTTAATAGCCATTCTCATTATCATTGCCCTTGCTGGCCTTCTGAATATGATGACAATAAATGACGGGATGACAGCAATGTACTATGACCGTCTCATTCCTTTGTCACAAATTGCTTCAGTAAGTGATGAAGTACTCGCTATGAGGGGAGATACCATCAAATATGCACTGATACCCGAAGAAAGAGCAAATATCAAAAATGCTCTTGAAACGAATCAGAAAGAAGCAGAGGCCCTGATTTCGGAGTATAAAAAGAGTACATTACTTGAGAGTGAGAGGGCAGAACTTACGAAATTTGACCAGTATTGGAACTCATATATTGCAGAAATTCAGAAGGTGATTGAACTTGCCGACAAGGGATCTGACCTTGAGGTAAAAAAATCCATCCAGACAGGAGGGGCTCTCGCAGAATCCAGAAAACCAGTGGAAGAAGCGATTGCCAATCTGTACCAGATTAATCTGAAAGAATCTGAGAAGATAAATACCAATGCCGATGCAACCTTTGCACAGTCGGTTTTGCTTATTGCAATAATATCCATCGTTGGTATCATCATCTCAATCATTCTCGGGATTCTGATCACCCGGAGTATTACTATTCCCTGTGTAAAAGTCAAATACCTGCTCAATGAGATGAGTATGGGTCACCTTTCAGACCGGCTGAATCTTACGAGAAAGGATGAACTGGGAGATATGGCCAGGACGATGGACAGTTTTTCTGATGATCTCCAGCACAAGGCAATTGATGTTATTCACCGGATTGCTGAGGGAGAACGGGTCGAGCTGGCGACGGTGAAGGATGAAAGGGACGAGATCGGTTCAGCATTACAGACTCTTGTGTTCGCACTCCGGGGGCTGACAGATGAGACGACGAAACTCATCAACGCTGCAAAAAGTGGAGATCTCTCTGCCCGTGGCGATGATACGAAGTTTAAAGGGCGTTTCAGGGAGATTATTGCAGGCATTAATGAAACACTCGAATCGGTTGTTATTCCGGTAAAAGAAGCCATGCGACTCTCAAAAGAATTTTCTGAAGGGAATTTTGTCGACCGCATGGACCCGAATATCGCAGTTGCCGGTGATTTCATCGACTTTAAGGATGCTTTAAACCACCTGGGTGAAGAGACGTCATCCGCAGTGGGGAGTGTAAAAAGTGCAGTTGAGACCATCACCGCAGGCATGGAAGAGACCGCATCGAGCGTTGAGGAAGTTGCAAATAGTGTAACTTTACTGACTGAAAACTCCACTCATGTCAGTTCACTGGCAGAAAAGAGCGGAGAAGGAATCCAGCAGACCTTAACTGCCATGGAGGATCTTTCACGGACCGTCGGATCAGTTGCCAATAAAGCAGAGACTGCATCAGCCCTGGCCCAGAAGACCGTGAATCTCTCCAATGAGGGTATGGAACTTGCCGGAAATGCTGAGAAAGGCATGGCAAGCATCATGCAGTCCTTTGAAGGAACTGAAAATATCGTGAATGATATCACAAACCAGATGGATGAAATCGGGCGGATTGTTGATGTCATTACCGGAATAGCAGAACAGACCGGCCTTCTTGCCCTGAATGCTG from Methanospirillum hungatei JF-1 includes the following:
- a CDS encoding methyl-accepting chemotaxis protein is translated as MEFLDNLKMSRKLMGSFLVLIAILIIIALAGLLNMMTINDGMTAMYYDRLIPLSQIASVSDEVLAMRGDTIKYALIPEERANIKNALETNQKEAEALISEYKKSTLLESERAELTKFDQYWNSYIAEIQKVIELADKGSDLEVKKSIQTGGALAESRKPVEEAIANLYQINLKESEKINTNADATFAQSVLLIAIISIVGIIISIILGILITRSITIPCVKVKYLLNEMSMGHLSDRLNLTRKDELGDMARTMDSFSDDLQHKAIDVIHRIAEGERVELATVKDERDEIGSALQTLVFALRGLTDETTKLINAAKSGDLSARGDDTKFKGRFREIIAGINETLESVVIPVKEAMRLSKEFSEGNFVDRMDPNIAVAGDFIDFKDALNHLGEETSSAVGSVKSAVETITAGMEETASSVEEVANSVTLLTENSTHVSSLAEKSGEGIQQTLTAMEDLSRTVGSVANKAETASALAQKTVNLSNEGMELAGNAEKGMASIMQSFEGTENIVNDITNQMDEIGRIVDVITGIAEQTGLLALNAAIEAARAGDAGMGFAVVADEVKSLALESQKSAENIATIIGNLQKKSLMVSDSMKSSSHEVKTGNEAVGKTLQVFDQIVQAINEVHQNMTEVAGAAEEQAAAVQEITASITEVEDMVRQTAKEAVNSAAATEEVSASVEQINRVVSDASIALQRISSDMGKFKVA